One Megalobrama amblycephala isolate DHTTF-2021 linkage group LG15, ASM1881202v1, whole genome shotgun sequence genomic window, atgttgtcccattcttgtctaatacaggcttctagttgctcaactgtcttaggtcttctttgtcgcatcttcctctttatgaggcgccaaatgttttctatgggtgaaagatctggactgcaggctggccatttcagtacccggatccttcttctacgcagccatgatgttgtaattgatgcagtatgtggtctggcattgtcatgttggaaaatgcaaggtcttccctgaaagagacgacgtctggatgggagcatatgttgttctagaacttggatatacctttcagcattgatggtgcctttccagatgtgtaagctgcccatgccacacgcactcatgcaaccccataccatcagagatgcaggcttctgaactgagcgctgataacaacttgggttgtccttgtcctctttagtccggatgacatggcgtcccagttttccaaaaagaacttcaaattttgattcgtctgaccacagaacagttttccactttgccacagtccattttaaatgagccttggcccagagaaaacacctgcgcttctaCAACGGCaaatggcacagtggattgtgttcaccgacaatgttttctggaagtattcatgagcccatgttgtgatttccattacagtagcattcctgtatgtcaTGCATTgtcgtctaagggcccgaagatcacgggcatccttCACgggaaactcctttctgatattgctccactatttttcgccgcagcattggggggaattggtgatcctctgccaatcttgacttctgagagacactgccactctgagaggctctttttatacccaatcatgttgccaattgacctaataagttgcaaattggtcctccagctgttccttatatgtacatttaactttttcggcctcttattgctacctgtcccaacttttttggaatgtgtagctctcatgaaatccaaaattagccaatatttggcatgatatttcaaaatatctcactttcaacatttgatatgttagctatattctattgtgaataaaatataagtttatgagatttgtaaattattgcattcctttttattcacagtttgtacagtgtcccaacttttttggaatcgggtttatacatagtgcataagtacatagtgtattaAGTGCAGTGtcatttcgaaatttcaatggttcacgtgataTTGGAAATGCtccaaatcactgattcaaaacaaaagattcgtaaagctttgaagcttcatgaagcagagttttgaaatcgtccTTCACTAGATCACGATACCGGCTGCGGTTGGATGCAACTGATCGGCGAGAGTAGCCGCGTACAGGTGGGGGGGAGCTAAAAATGGAGACGTTTTAAGTCGGCGCAGTCTTAAGtcggacaaaatttcttaccggcatgcactgcttcaagtcagccaccgatcggtctgtgcgGTGCTGCATCAAGTCGAGCAAGcctattgttgaataaagtcgttattttgtttttggtgcacaaaaagtatactgcgtaatatcattgcgcctgctgcacccatggtacggcagcaaagttccttgattattatggcggaatgagagtatagttcctagccatatcggcctagaaaattgcagcttttcattttctgtcggtcttagtacacgatgtaactacagaagagtcaagttttaaataggaaaaatatcgaaactctggTCATTTTTgtgcgagatgctaacggtctcatcagattcaatgaactatgctaagctatgctaaaagtggtaccgccagacccggagatcggctgaatggattcgaaaacgataaaactcaactgtttaactcaaAGGGAGTTGGAAattgagcctattttcaaaaaaaagtatttaaagcatgccataggatatggcaaaaaaaaaaatcatctctaTTTTTGGGCTGAATGGCTATGTATAATGACTTggtattttgtatatttttctattttaactatataaaaaaatctgtatttaattaaaaaaaaaatatttcacattctgCCCAATATTTTCCTACAAACAATGTACATGTTGAAggctatgaaaacaaacatgaatgtaacCATGCGCTTAAGGAAGCGTCACGTTATTTAAAGGGGAGATTCTCGTGTCAATAAGTAACAAACTGTATAAGTAACTGGATTCAGCTTCGTAcctttctgggcgtttgaaagtctaaattaacttgctgggaatggaggcctcactgagccatcggattttatcaaaaaaatcttaatttgtgttctgaagatgaacgaaggtctgacaggtgtagaacgacatgagggtgagtaataaatgacagaattttcagttttggttgaactaaccctttaattatgtTATATTTGTCTCATATCAGTACAGGTTATTCAGTGGTGCATTGTACTCTTGTGCTCCACAGGTGTGGTGTTCCCCTATTATTCCCCTAGGGGGCGTTATCTGATGAACTTTTATGAGGCTAAGGAGGCATGTGAGATTCAAGATGCACACCTGGCTACCTTTGAGCAGCTCTTCGCTGCTTGGCAGGATGGGCTGGACTGGTGTAATGCTGGGTGGCTCGTTGATGGGACGGCACAATATCCTGTCTCAGTGCCACGAGAGGCTTGTGGCGGCACCCACCTGGCACCTGGTGTACGGAGCTACGGCGTTCGAGACAAAAGTCTGGACCGGTTTGATGCCTTCTGCTTCACCTCATCCATTAGAGGTAATAatgtttgtatatatttatactgACAAGTGGAATCTTTATATAACTTCAAATAACATTGTATAACTTCATCCAGTCTTGGCTTACACTTGTGTGTTTCCATGATAAATGTTTAAAGTTTTCCATAGCTGTGCTCTCAACAggtgttttacatttttaaatcagaGTCAGAGATGAATTAATAGTAAATTCACCTCATGATATTGTGCATGTGGCTGCATTGCTCATTCTGGAAAATGTTCCTATTTTATAACTATAAGTTCAGATTGACAAGTTGGGTCAACTTGCCAACAAGGATTAATTATAAAATGGCATTCTTCCCTATTTTAATCAGTCATGCATATATTTTAAAGCTGTTTGCCTTGATATGCCAGTTGAATTTTGCTTCTGCAGTCTATCTTGGGTCAATTATTGGCATTCAATTCTGAGGTGAGGtcatatttgtatttaaaaaggATTAtacacccaaaaattaaaattatcccatgatttactcaccctcaagccatcttagatgtatatgactatcttctctcagaagaacacaattggagatatatttaaaaatatcctggctctacccagctttataatggtagtgaatggggggcgatttgaagccccaaaaacggtatccattcatcataaatataatttgtatggctccagggggttaatataagccttctgaagcgaagcgatgggtttttgtaagaaaaatatccatatttaaaactttattaagtaaaataatcGAATTGGAtcatatggattatatttatgatggatggatgtgctttttttgagcttcaaaatctggcccccattcacaaccattataaagcttgctagagccaggatatttttaaatatctccgactgtgtttgtctgaaagaagatagtcatatacacctaggatggcttgagggtgagtaattttcatttttgggtgaactatccctttaagtcaccAAATATGATGTGACAAATAacctcatgtctttcttcaaCTTCAGGAGAGGTCTACTTGTTGCAACATCCCATCAAACTAAATTTCACTGAGGCGGTGGAAGCCTGTCAGAACGATGGAGGTCATATTGCTAAAGTTGGCCAGTTATACGCAGCCTGGAGGTTTGTGGGATTGGACCAATGTGATGCAGGCTGGTTGGCTGACGGTAGTGTACGTTACCCAATCATCCAACCGAGGGTGAACTGTGGTACATCAGAACCAGGAGTCCGCAGCTTTGGCTTCCCTCCGAAGCATTTAAAACATGGCGTGTATTGCTACAAAGTCCGCTGGTAAACAgtacaattcattttaaatgtataaacacTTCTGTGAAAACCACAACGAACAGTTTAGTACTTCTTTTTCTACACTACTGATATATACGTGTTTGTATTGTGTCttgatttgatttaaaatgtCCTGGAATTCCCCTAAAATATTATACTGTGTGGTAAAATTACATTCCCAGTGCTGGTTTGgatatttacaatttaaaacttaaaaaaatgaagGTTATAACTGTggttattacattttatacatcATGTATAGTTCTAGTGTTTTTTAGGGTTAAAGCCTGAATTTGGTGGTGGGTCATTctttaaacacttttattatCTGATTGCTTGAATTATGAagcattttaatgcaaaaaaaaaaagaaaaagaaaaaaaaagaatcagtCTGTGCCATCTGCTCATATCACATTTGTATGCATGACTTCTTACTATTATATGAGACGTCGTCATCCGAAAAGCCAGTTGTCTTGTCAATAAATAGTTTTTCCCAACAACTATTCTGTATGTGTTTACTTACAGCCGTTTCAAATGTCCAGACCACCCAATAAATCACGTAGACATACTGTTTCTGTTTTTGAGTAAGTCAGCCTTGTCCCCGTCCTCTGTATGACATTTGATTTGGGTAGTTTCTTATCCTGACCAGCAGGGGGCGCGCGAATGTGAGTCAGCGGGATCAGAGgactaaaaaaaacaacatactcAGTCGACATCCTTCATAACGCTGTTACTGTTTAACATTAAGCCAAATATGGGAGTGGGTATGATTATCCCACCCTTTCCACAGGATTTCGTGATCCTTTGGCGTCAAAGATgtgccctgtttacacctgctTCCCAAACATAAACGGAAGGCGGGGGAGGAGTGGAGCACATGAAAAGCCAACAGTGTTCCTCAGTCTCGCTTTTTCACTCTGCTAACGGCACATAAAGATGCACAGTGTTAGGTAAGAGAGGTATATTCATCAGCTTTTAGGATTTTCTTTTCCCTTGAGAAAATGTCATGAAGTAGGCACAGTGTTGTTTACCGGATAAATGAGGCCTTGGATGTTGAGTAAGTTGGGTATATGTCCACATGAACTGTTGtaggtttttatatatatatatatatatatatatatatatatatatatatatatatatatatatatatatcagtctctcaacaatagttttattttaaagtaagaAATACCAtaaatacttaaaggtgccctagaattgaaaattgaatttaccttggcatagttaaataattaacGTGGAAATGACATAGGcctacagtgagtctcaaacaccatagTTTCTTCATTCttgtgtaaatttgatttgtgcaaaagtcctctgaaaaacaggcgaatctcaacataacaccgactgtgatgcaacagtcgggctcattaatatgtacgcccccaacttttgcatatgccagcccatgttcaaggccttagacaagccagtattaaagtctggagcagcacaggcgaatcaacagactttatgcaggtaaacaagcaaggacaatagcgaaaaatggcagatggagcgataataactgacatgatccattatatcatgacatttttagtgatatttgtaaattgtctttctaaatatttcgttagcatgttgctaatgtactgttaaatgtggttaaagttaccatcgtttcttactgtattcacggagacaagagtcgtcgttATTTTcgttattaaacacttgcagtctgtataattcataaacacatcttcattataaatctctccaacagtgtgtaatgttagctttagccacagagcactgtcaaactcattcagaatcaaatgtaaacatccaaataaatactatactcacatgatccgataggctgcatgacgaacactttgtaaagatccattttgagggttatattagctgtgtgaactttgtttatgcaatgtattatagagttgcgagtttgggggcggggagcgcgagcatttaaaggggacgcgtgctgaatcggcgcatatttaatgatgccccaaaataggcagttaaaaaattgaataataaaaaatctatggggtattttaagctgaaacttcacagacacattcaggggacaccttagacttatattacatcttgtgaaaaagcgttctagggcacctttaaacatatcACAAAATAAGTTTGCCAAAAGATTGACAAAGTATAAAGTATTTAGGCACTTTCTtttctacctttttttttttttttttttttttttttacttgtccAAATGCTATTTGTTGCCACTATGTACAGAATTCAGGGTGCCCACAGCTAAtctaaaaatataacaaaatgtcaaaaaaaaaaaaaaaaaaaaaaaaaaaaatcatgcctggaaacaaaaaaatgaatgagaatGTAAAAAATCAgatatttgtattaatattgtCTCTGTTTCTTCAGTCTCTAAATAATCATTATCTAGTAATGAATGATTGCAATTGTCATTGAAAAGTTATGGAAATGCATTGTTCAGGGTGTAGGAACCCTGAATATAGAGTAAAGATTAGACATTAGAAAAATCTCTATGGTAATTTGGGGTAAAATGACTTTATATTGAATAGAGGCCAAGTTCTAACTAGTGAAATCAGTCAGAACCCAGCGCAAGATTTCTCAacatttctctttctctcacacaaACTCACCATACAACCACTTAAATCTTAGtagttttttatgttaaaatactttccaTCCCAGTTTAATATGCAGGGGAAAAAAACTATAAGTAAGCCATTGGTAGGTTTATTTCTGAACGTTTATTCTGTAGGTTTATGTTCTATAAAAGTCTGAACAAAGTCTGGCTTTGTTTATTTGAACATCTTGACCAGCCCAACCATAGAGATAAATATATATGTCTATGAGCCCCATGACAGCAACATTGGCTAAACCAATGGCAGGAATTTGGGGCAGGATTATCTGTTTGGCTGACCAATAGTAGACGGATGGAGTGTTCGAAAAAGCTGTTTGAAAACAgacattatttttgcaattcatttttttgtgatgcaATGGTTGGTTTTAATCATTCTCTggtatta contains:
- the hapln3 gene encoding hyaluronan and proteoglycan link protein 3 is translated as MWILRHLLVVLMHLVLGSFAQRYSNGYYYQDIVNGNGNGNGNGEIYFHRIRLHVESPETFVSAVQGSNVTLPCHYRYEPALSSPRRTRVKWFWLPINGGGQERDVMVAIGSRHRSYGEFKGRVRLRRSVPGDASLVINPLQSDDTGRYRCEIIDGLEDESVTVQLKFRGVVFPYYSPRGRYLMNFYEAKEACEIQDAHLATFEQLFAAWQDGLDWCNAGWLVDGTAQYPVSVPREACGGTHLAPGVRSYGVRDKSLDRFDAFCFTSSIRGEVYLLQHPIKLNFTEAVEACQNDGGHIAKVGQLYAAWRFVGLDQCDAGWLADGSVRYPIIQPRVNCGTSEPGVRSFGFPPKHLKHGVYCYKVRW